From Actinoplanes oblitus, a single genomic window includes:
- a CDS encoding Zn-ribbon domain-containing OB-fold protein, which yields MSGVDAPPLSAPLTISFDYTRSLGPVLSRFMTGLRERRVLGSRTADGRVHVPPLEYDPATHAPLTDLVEVAPTGVVTGWTWTDRPLDGQPLDRPFGWALIRLDGAATALLHAVDAGSRDAMRTGMRVRIRWAAERTGHIRDIACFEPGEGPAEADQPAGDPVTVMTTPIRLAYTHTTSPEESRYLRALAEGRLLGQRCPVCRKVYVPPRVCPADGVPTEDEVTLGDHGTVTTFCVVNVPFAGQRRDPPYVVAQILLDGADIPIPHLILGLPADQVRMGMRVAAVWRDRSTWTTTPENIAHFRPTGEPDAPYESFKDHL from the coding sequence CTGAGCGGCGTGGATGCGCCTCCGCTCTCCGCCCCGCTGACCATCAGCTTCGACTACACGCGCTCGCTCGGCCCGGTGCTGAGCCGGTTCATGACCGGGTTGCGCGAGCGGCGGGTGCTCGGCAGCCGCACCGCCGACGGCCGGGTCCACGTGCCCCCGCTCGAATACGATCCGGCGACCCACGCCCCGCTGACCGACCTGGTCGAGGTGGCGCCGACCGGCGTGGTGACCGGCTGGACCTGGACCGATCGGCCGCTCGACGGGCAGCCCCTGGACCGGCCGTTCGGCTGGGCGCTGATCCGGCTCGACGGGGCCGCCACGGCGCTGCTGCACGCCGTCGACGCGGGATCACGCGACGCCATGCGTACCGGAATGCGGGTCCGGATCCGCTGGGCCGCCGAGCGGACCGGGCACATCCGCGACATCGCGTGCTTCGAACCCGGCGAGGGCCCGGCCGAGGCGGACCAGCCGGCCGGTGATCCCGTCACGGTCATGACCACGCCGATCCGGCTGGCGTACACCCACACCACCTCCCCCGAGGAGAGCCGCTACCTGCGCGCGCTCGCCGAGGGACGGCTGCTCGGGCAGCGCTGCCCGGTCTGCCGCAAGGTCTACGTGCCGCCCCGGGTCTGCCCCGCCGACGGCGTGCCCACCGAGGACGAGGTGACGCTCGGCGACCACGGCACGGTCACCACGTTCTGCGTGGTCAACGTCCCGTTCGCCGGGCAGCGCCGGGACCCGCCCTACGTGGTGGCGCAGATCCTGCTGGACGGCGCCGACATCCCGATCCCGCACCTGATCCTCGGCCTGCCCGCCGACCAGGTGCGGATGGGCATGCGGGTGGCGGCGGTCTGGCGGGACCGTTCGACCTGGACGACCACGCCGGAGAACATCGCGCACTTCCGCCCCACCGGTGAGCCGGACGCCCCCTACGAGTCGTTCAAGGACCATTTATGA